Proteins encoded in a region of the Paucibacter sediminis genome:
- a CDS encoding nuclear transport factor 2 family protein has translation MNSYASEAPRPPLPPFSLETAMQKVRAAEDGWNTRDAQRVAMAYTADSRWRNRAEIFHGRAAIQAFLERKWAKELEYRLIKELWAVSGNRIAVRFAYEWRDDSGQWYRAYGNENWEFDAAGYMAVRHASINDLPIKPEERKFHWPQGRRPDDHPSLSELGL, from the coding sequence ATGAACAGCTACGCAAGCGAAGCCCCCCGTCCCCCGCTGCCGCCCTTCAGCCTGGAGACCGCCATGCAGAAGGTGCGCGCCGCGGAAGACGGCTGGAACACCCGCGACGCCCAGCGCGTCGCCATGGCCTACACGGCCGACAGCCGCTGGCGCAACCGCGCCGAGATCTTCCACGGCCGCGCGGCCATCCAGGCCTTTCTGGAGCGCAAATGGGCCAAGGAGCTGGAGTACCGCCTGATCAAGGAACTCTGGGCCGTGAGCGGGAACCGCATCGCCGTTCGCTTCGCCTACGAGTGGCGCGACGACTCCGGCCAGTGGTACCGCGCTTACGGCAACGAGAACTGGGAGTTCGACGCCGCCGGCTATATGGCGGTGCGCCACGCCAGCATCAATGATCTGCCGATCAAGCCCGAGGAGCGCAAGTTCCACTGGCCGCAAGGGCGTCGCCCCGACGACCATCCATCGCTCAGCGAGCTGGGTCTGTGA
- a CDS encoding PDR/VanB family oxidoreductase, whose translation MKLVVHQILQHGAAVREIRLRDLQGQVLPAWHAGAHLRLQLPLAQGEPLQRHYSLLGPEGAAQEYRIAVLQDPNSRGGSRWIHTQLREGALLEVDAPVDSFPLQAGQGRSVLVGGGIGITPMHAMAHALNARGQDFELHYLARSAERLVLLDELRALPHARLHLHVGGTAAALDDMLGRYQAGASLHGCGPVPLLNTLRERGAALGWPEAALHFESFGARAASGDRPLRVHMALSGKSVDVAPGTSILDALIAADAFVPYDCKRGECGQCHSRVLDGSPLHRDLCLSAAQREQGLCICVGWASSAELTLEL comes from the coding sequence ATGAAGCTCGTCGTCCATCAAATCCTGCAACATGGTGCGGCGGTGCGCGAGATCCGCCTGCGCGACCTACAGGGTCAGGTCTTGCCTGCCTGGCACGCCGGTGCGCATCTGCGCCTGCAGCTGCCGCTGGCGCAAGGCGAGCCGCTGCAACGCCATTACTCGCTGCTGGGCCCGGAGGGCGCGGCGCAGGAGTACCGCATCGCCGTGCTGCAGGACCCGAACTCGCGCGGCGGCTCCCGCTGGATTCACACCCAATTGCGCGAGGGCGCGCTGCTGGAGGTTGACGCGCCGGTTGACAGCTTCCCCCTGCAGGCCGGGCAAGGCCGCAGCGTGCTGGTAGGCGGCGGCATCGGCATCACGCCCATGCACGCCATGGCCCATGCGCTCAACGCGCGCGGGCAGGACTTCGAGCTGCACTACCTGGCGCGCAGTGCCGAGCGGCTGGTGCTGCTCGACGAACTGCGCGCCCTGCCGCACGCGCGCCTACATCTGCACGTCGGTGGCACGGCTGCCGCGCTGGACGACATGCTGGGACGCTACCAGGCCGGGGCCAGCCTGCATGGCTGCGGCCCGGTGCCGCTGCTGAACACGCTGCGCGAGCGCGGGGCTGCGCTGGGCTGGCCGGAGGCGGCGCTGCACTTCGAGAGCTTTGGCGCGCGCGCCGCCAGCGGCGACCGCCCCCTGCGCGTGCACATGGCGCTCAGCGGCAAGAGCGTGGACGTGGCGCCCGGCACCTCGATCCTGGATGCCTTGATCGCCGCCGATGCCTTCGTGCCCTATGACTGCAAACGCGGCGAATGCGGGCAATGCCACAGCCGTGTGCTGGACGGCAGCCCGCTGCATCGCGACCTCTGCCTGAGCGCGGCACAGCGCGAGCAGGGCCTGTGCATCTGCGTGGGCTGGGCCAGCAGTGCGGAACTGACGCTGGAGCTGTGA
- a CDS encoding pyridoxamine 5'-phosphate oxidase family protein: MAFAFHEGERAVQARAGEAAMALRNASVITDTVIAGARAFIEKQLMVATATRNAEGQLWASLLSGPPGFLRSPEGRAIEIQLGVERRPADDPFWQGLAAGSRAGLLFIELATRRRYRVNGQVEHLDAEMARLGIAEAYPNCPKYIQRRHPRSDASAPAAEPASTRRGHALDAAAMALLAAADTLFMATGAPGGELDASHRGGPPGFIQLLDTRRLRVPDYAGNSMFNTLGNLALDPACGLVVPDFEHGRLLHLSGRASLRWDLPDPQGLSGGTQRFWEFEVDDWLARPAASGLAWEYLDASPFLPKASA, encoded by the coding sequence ATGGCCTTTGCATTCCATGAGGGCGAACGCGCCGTGCAGGCACGCGCCGGCGAGGCGGCGATGGCGCTGCGCAATGCCAGCGTGATCACCGACACGGTGATCGCGGGCGCCCGCGCCTTCATCGAGAAGCAGCTCATGGTCGCCACGGCGACGCGCAACGCCGAGGGCCAGCTCTGGGCCTCGCTGCTGTCCGGGCCGCCGGGCTTTCTGCGCAGCCCGGAGGGGCGCGCGATCGAGATTCAACTCGGGGTCGAGCGCCGCCCGGCGGACGATCCCTTCTGGCAAGGCCTAGCCGCGGGATCGCGGGCCGGCCTGCTCTTCATCGAACTGGCGACACGGCGGCGCTACCGCGTGAACGGCCAGGTCGAGCATCTGGACGCCGAGATGGCGCGGCTGGGCATCGCCGAGGCCTACCCCAACTGCCCCAAGTACATCCAGCGCCGTCACCCCCGGAGTGATGCTTCGGCCCCGGCGGCCGAGCCGGCGTCGACGCGCCGCGGCCACGCGCTGGATGCCGCGGCCATGGCCCTGCTGGCCGCGGCCGACACCTTGTTCATGGCCACCGGCGCCCCCGGCGGCGAGCTCGATGCTTCGCACCGCGGCGGCCCGCCCGGCTTCATCCAGCTGCTGGATACAAGGCGCCTGCGCGTGCCCGACTACGCCGGCAACAGCATGTTCAACACCCTCGGCAACCTGGCGCTCGACCCCGCCTGCGGCCTGGTGGTGCCGGACTTCGAGCATGGCCGGCTGCTGCATCTCAGCGGCCGTGCCAGCCTGCGCTGGGACCTGCCGGATCCGCAGGGGCTCAGCGGCGGCACCCAGCGCTTCTGGGAGTTCGAGGTGGACGACTGGCTGGCGCGCCCTGCGGCGAGCGGGCTGGCCTGGGAATACCTGGACGCATCGCCCTTCTTGCCCAAGGCCTCCGCATGA
- a CDS encoding DsrE family protein encodes MKAAIIILSDPKNGGEDALGRMFNGLAAAYDFKQRGTAVSIYFQGAGTRWPGVISQAEHPVHALFKAVEGEIAGVSCGCADVFGSREDAVKSGFDLITDNSVPGTSGLPSLGKLVADGFTVFTF; translated from the coding sequence ATGAAAGCAGCCATCATCATCCTGTCGGACCCCAAGAACGGCGGCGAAGACGCCCTGGGCCGCATGTTCAACGGCCTGGCCGCCGCCTACGACTTCAAGCAGCGCGGCACCGCCGTCTCGATCTACTTCCAGGGCGCGGGCACGCGCTGGCCCGGCGTGATCAGCCAGGCCGAGCACCCGGTGCATGCGCTGTTCAAGGCCGTCGAGGGCGAGATCGCCGGCGTCTCCTGCGGTTGCGCCGATGTGTTCGGCTCGCGTGAGGACGCCGTGAAGAGCGGCTTCGATCTGATCACCGACAACAGCGTGCCCGGCACCTCCGGCCTGCCCAGCCTGGGCAAGCTGGTGGCCGACGGCTTCACCGTCTTCACCTTCTGA
- a CDS encoding DVUA0089 family protein: protein MFNRISRGLTGPLLALLAGPALAAVVSLSGKLDDPSNTALVASDMGAAQFIDELASANNVALHVLHVALGGTVSVTSLGFAAGGIDPYFTLFSGTDWATAGFSASNYLHAVSVGGDFTQDLLLSAGDYTLAIGVFENLSFAENLGSGVLGDGFTALGGPLYFGDGHYAFTVTLPEAATVPEPGGALLGLTAACAAGWSARRRRPLAPNEG, encoded by the coding sequence ATGTTCAACAGAATCTCGCGGGGGTTGACCGGGCCGCTGCTGGCCCTGCTTGCCGGGCCGGCGCTGGCCGCCGTGGTCTCGCTGAGCGGCAAGCTCGACGATCCCAGCAACACCGCGCTCGTGGCATCGGACATGGGCGCGGCACAGTTCATCGACGAACTGGCAAGCGCGAACAACGTGGCCCTGCATGTGCTGCATGTCGCCCTGGGCGGAACGGTGAGCGTCACCAGCCTGGGCTTTGCGGCGGGCGGCATCGATCCCTACTTCACGCTGTTCAGCGGCACGGACTGGGCCACGGCCGGCTTCAGCGCATCGAATTACCTGCACGCGGTGAGCGTGGGAGGTGACTTCACGCAGGACCTGCTGCTGAGTGCCGGCGACTACACCCTGGCGATCGGCGTTTTCGAGAACCTGTCGTTCGCGGAGAACCTCGGCAGTGGTGTTCTGGGCGATGGCTTCACAGCCCTGGGCGGGCCGCTCTACTTTGGCGACGGCCACTACGCGTTCACGGTGACGTTGCCCGAGGCGGCCACCGTGCCCGAACCCGGCGGCGCCCTGTTGGGCTTGACGGCGGCTTGCGCCGCCGGCTGGTCCGCGCGGCGTCGCAGGCCCTTGGCCCCCAACGAAGGATGA
- a CDS encoding helix-turn-helix domain-containing protein codes for MAGGPAGRRQRRLRRAFRAFLQAGLRRAAAPLPADAAHRARDTELPITEIAFQTGWESLGTFGRTFRDVTGESPSANRERGRAQRQQLDRVPHCIVSAAQRPGLVIAVSEKRRRAAGATNKPSK; via the coding sequence CTGGCCGGTGGCCCGGCTGGCCGACGTCAGCGGCGTCTCCGCCGCGCATTTCGCGCGTTCCTTCAAGCAGGCCTTCGGCGTGCCGCCGCACCGCTACCTGCTGACGCGGCGCATCGAGCGCGCGACACCGAGCTGCCCATCACCGAGATCGCCTTCCAGACCGGCTGGGAGAGCCTGGGCACCTTCGGCCGCACCTTTCGGGATGTCACCGGCGAGAGCCCCAGCGCCAACCGCGAGCGCGGGCGAGCCCAGCGCCAGCAGCTCGACCGCGTGCCCCACTGCATCGTCAGCGCCGCCCAGCGCCCCGGTCTGGTCATCGCAGTTTCGGAGAAGCGGCGCCGTGCGGCGGGCGCTACAAACAAGCCTTCGAAATGA
- a CDS encoding VOC family protein, producing the protein MSQGIDVVGLYVRSQDEALAFYVEKLGFRVHTDVRNGAFRWLTVQHPEQPSFQLGLFEPGPPMQDEATAQALRALVAKGAMPPLVLVVNDCRAAYERLRGLGVEFTQEPVERYGSVDAGFRDPSGNGWKMIGARA; encoded by the coding sequence ATGAGTCAAGGTATCGATGTGGTCGGCTTGTATGTGCGCAGCCAGGACGAAGCGCTTGCGTTCTACGTTGAGAAGCTGGGTTTTCGCGTTCACACCGACGTGCGCAACGGCGCTTTCCGCTGGCTGACGGTGCAGCACCCGGAACAGCCCTCGTTCCAGCTCGGCCTTTTCGAGCCCGGGCCGCCGATGCAGGATGAGGCCACCGCCCAGGCACTGCGCGCGCTGGTCGCCAAGGGCGCGATGCCGCCGCTGGTGCTGGTGGTGAACGACTGCCGCGCCGCCTACGAGCGCCTGCGCGGCCTGGGGGTGGAATTCACGCAGGAGCCGGTCGAGCGCTATGGCAGCGTCGACGCGGGCTTTCGCGACCCTTCGGGCAACGGCTGGAAGATGATCGGCGCGCGCGCTTGA
- a CDS encoding DUF3079 domain-containing protein, producing MAKRFPIHPAQPSRICWGCDKYCPADAMMCGNGSVATLHPSELFGEDWMSWGLDAAETPAPPQGPPTSGETDG from the coding sequence ATGGCCAAGCGATTCCCGATCCATCCCGCGCAACCCTCGCGCATCTGCTGGGGTTGCGACAAATACTGTCCCGCGGACGCGATGATGTGCGGCAATGGCAGCGTGGCCACGCTCCATCCGTCCGAACTCTTCGGCGAGGACTGGATGTCCTGGGGGCTGGACGCCGCCGAGACGCCGGCGCCGCCCCAGGGCCCGCCTACATCGGGCGAAACAGATGGCTGA
- a CDS encoding LytR/AlgR family response regulator transcription factor yields the protein MTLPAPPTAVIAEDEPVLARTMCRLLAEVWPALHIAGVAEDGLQATELALGQLPDVMFLDIKMPGRTGIEVAEAVADEWPEGKPEPLFVFITAYDGFAVSAFERAAVDYLLKPVTNERLRQSVERLQARLAERAASPHAGDMAALMQRMQSVATQEAAPRERIKVIRAGVGNTVRMIPLAEVVCFEATEKYVNVVTPAGEALVRMSLRELMASIDSEDFIQVHRSVLVNSSCIVSATRDENGHYSLSVRGLQRPLKVSRAFSHLFRPM from the coding sequence ATGACCCTGCCCGCCCCGCCGACCGCCGTGATTGCCGAAGACGAACCCGTGCTCGCGCGCACCATGTGCCGCCTGTTGGCCGAGGTATGGCCGGCGCTGCACATCGCCGGCGTGGCCGAGGACGGCCTGCAGGCCACCGAGCTGGCGCTGGGCCAGCTGCCCGACGTGATGTTTCTGGACATCAAGATGCCCGGCCGGACCGGCATCGAGGTGGCCGAGGCCGTTGCCGACGAATGGCCCGAGGGCAAGCCCGAACCGCTGTTCGTGTTCATCACCGCCTATGACGGCTTTGCCGTGTCGGCGTTCGAGCGCGCCGCGGTCGACTACCTGCTCAAGCCCGTCACCAACGAGCGCCTGCGGCAAAGCGTCGAGCGGCTCCAGGCCAGGCTGGCCGAGCGCGCCGCGTCACCGCATGCCGGGGACATGGCCGCCCTGATGCAGCGCATGCAGTCGGTGGCGACCCAGGAGGCCGCGCCGCGCGAGCGCATCAAGGTGATACGCGCCGGTGTCGGCAACACGGTGCGCATGATCCCGCTCGCCGAGGTGGTGTGCTTCGAGGCGACGGAAAAATACGTCAACGTGGTGACCCCGGCGGGCGAGGCCCTGGTGCGCATGAGCTTGCGCGAGCTGATGGCGTCGATCGACTCGGAGGACTTCATCCAGGTGCATCGCAGCGTGCTGGTGAACTCAAGCTGCATCGTGAGCGCGACGCGCGATGAGAACGGGCACTACAGCCTGAGCGTGCGCGGCCTGCAGCGGCCGCTGAAAGTCAGCCGCGCCTTCAGCCATCTGTTTCGCCCGATGTAG
- a CDS encoding sensor histidine kinase — MSSSKFRTASLWPDTLGGALRIALVAALVWALAATLLFFLAPGLETFPRLLMFSECVGLTMLVCTLLLRRTRHFAQLQTGTRWLLTGAIAIPTGYFVGHQIAFLLLGEPARMVGLEQVSVVPIIFTVLVGGLALHYYATREQLANEAATRSEAQRLAVEAQLRLLRAQLEPHMLFNTLANVRSLLREDVGRAESMIDQLIVYLRSALAASQTEAVTLSREFAQLRAYLDIMSLRMGPRLSYRLELPGALEATLVPPMLLQPLVENAIKHGLEPKVGAGSIEVVARATAAGIEIRVSDSGLGLPADEDPGPSARPANASYGLQHVRDRLRTVYGPAARLSLERREPTGVSAVVCIPH, encoded by the coding sequence ATGTCGTCTTCCAAGTTTCGAACCGCCAGCCTCTGGCCCGACACGCTCGGCGGCGCGCTGCGCATCGCCCTCGTCGCCGCGCTGGTCTGGGCCCTGGCGGCGACCCTGCTGTTCTTCCTCGCCCCGGGGCTGGAGACCTTTCCCCGGCTGCTGATGTTCTCGGAATGCGTCGGCCTGACGATGCTTGTCTGCACCCTGCTGCTCAGGCGCACGCGCCATTTTGCGCAGCTGCAGACCGGCACGCGCTGGCTGCTCACCGGCGCGATCGCGATCCCGACCGGCTATTTCGTGGGCCACCAGATCGCCTTCCTGCTGCTGGGCGAGCCGGCGCGCATGGTCGGGCTCGAGCAGGTCAGCGTGGTTCCCATCATCTTCACCGTGCTGGTCGGCGGGCTGGCGCTGCATTACTACGCCACGCGCGAGCAGCTCGCCAACGAGGCCGCCACGCGCTCGGAAGCGCAGCGCCTTGCGGTCGAAGCGCAGCTGCGCCTGCTGCGCGCGCAGCTCGAGCCGCACATGCTCTTCAACACCCTGGCCAATGTCCGCTCGCTGCTCAGGGAAGACGTGGGGCGGGCCGAGTCGATGATCGACCAGTTGATCGTGTATCTGCGCAGCGCGCTGGCGGCCTCGCAGACCGAGGCGGTGACGCTGAGCCGCGAGTTCGCGCAGCTGCGCGCCTATCTGGACATCATGTCGCTGCGCATGGGGCCCAGGCTGAGCTACCGGCTCGAATTGCCGGGCGCGCTCGAAGCCACCCTGGTGCCGCCGATGCTGCTGCAACCGCTGGTGGAGAACGCCATCAAGCATGGCCTGGAACCCAAGGTCGGCGCGGGCAGCATCGAGGTGGTGGCGCGCGCCACCGCGGCGGGCATCGAGATCCGCGTCAGCGACAGCGGCCTGGGCCTGCCGGCCGACGAAGACCCCGGCCCGTCCGCGCGCCCCGCCAACGCCAGCTATGGCCTGCAACATGTGCGCGATCGACTGCGCACCGTCTATGGCCCGGCGGCCCGGCTCAGCCTCGAGCGGCGCGAGCCCACCGGCGTTAGCGCCGTGGTGTGCATCCCCCACTGA
- a CDS encoding FixH family protein, with product MSRSSLSFALVAAASTALAGLLTACGTPPADLDLSLQHPSVQRRFVVAMEPPAQGPAVGQMHAWRLKLATAEGQPVSQARISIAGGMPQHGHGLPTQPRVTKEPILGTYVIEGMKFSMTGWWDLRLDIDAAGARDQAVFNLVMTDAGLQR from the coding sequence ATGTCTCGATCTTCCCTCTCGTTCGCCCTGGTCGCCGCCGCCAGCACCGCGCTGGCGGGCCTGCTCACGGCCTGCGGCACCCCGCCGGCCGACCTCGACCTGAGCCTGCAGCACCCGAGCGTGCAGCGCCGCTTCGTGGTGGCGATGGAGCCGCCCGCGCAGGGCCCGGCCGTCGGCCAGATGCATGCCTGGCGGCTCAAGCTCGCCACCGCCGAGGGCCAGCCGGTGAGCCAGGCGCGCATCAGCATCGCCGGCGGCATGCCGCAGCATGGCCATGGCCTGCCCACCCAACCGCGCGTCACCAAGGAACCCATCCTCGGCACCTATGTGATCGAGGGCATGAAGTTCAGCATGACCGGCTGGTGGGATCTGCGCCTGGACATCGATGCGGCCGGTGCGCGCGACCAGGCCGTGTTCAACCTCGTCATGACCGACGCCGGCCTGCAGCGCTGA
- a CDS encoding cytochrome-c peroxidase, with amino-acid sequence MMHQALLIATMLLALPACGAGREAAGGERWSQAERAQLASMSLARLPAPPPDPSNAVADQPAAAALGRQLFADARLSRDGKVSCASCHDPQRQFQDDRALGRGVGTGQRRTMSVPAAAHSPWLFWDGRKDSLWSQALGPLEDGLEHGSNRTRLVQQLRSHHRPGYEAVFGPFPPLSGLPADAAPAGTPDERQAWSRMSEAQRDSVNRVFANLGKALAAYERSLAYGASRFDRYVQALQAGDAAGQQQLSRDEVQGLRLFIGKAQCSTCHNGPLFSDQHFHNTGVPPRDPARPDRGRAPAIAKVQADEFNCLGRYSDAPAEACAELRFMADQDPAMEGAFKTPGLRNIALRPPYMHAGQLATLDEVLAHYRRAPAAAAGQTELARPGAAVAGRQPIRLSDDEARQLIAFLHSLSGPVEERPSGGGAR; translated from the coding sequence ATGATGCACCAAGCCCTGCTGATCGCCACCATGCTGCTCGCGCTGCCCGCCTGCGGCGCCGGACGCGAGGCCGCGGGCGGCGAGCGCTGGTCGCAGGCCGAGCGCGCGCAGCTCGCCTCGATGAGCCTGGCGCGCCTGCCCGCGCCGCCGCCGGACCCCTCCAATGCCGTGGCCGACCAGCCCGCGGCGGCGGCGCTGGGCCGGCAGCTGTTCGCCGATGCGCGCCTGTCGCGCGACGGCAAGGTCTCCTGTGCCAGCTGCCATGACCCGCAGCGCCAGTTCCAGGACGACCGGGCGCTGGGCCGCGGTGTCGGCACGGGCCAGCGCCGCACCATGAGCGTGCCCGCGGCGGCGCACAGCCCCTGGCTGTTCTGGGACGGCCGCAAGGACAGCCTGTGGTCGCAGGCGCTCGGGCCCCTGGAAGACGGCCTCGAGCATGGCAGCAACCGCACGCGCCTGGTGCAGCAACTGCGCAGCCACCATCGCCCCGGCTACGAGGCCGTGTTCGGGCCATTCCCTCCGCTCAGCGGGCTGCCCGCCGATGCCGCCCCGGCCGGCACGCCCGACGAGCGCCAGGCCTGGTCGCGCATGAGCGAGGCGCAGCGCGACAGCGTCAACCGCGTGTTTGCCAACCTGGGCAAGGCCCTGGCCGCCTATGAGCGCAGCCTGGCCTACGGCGCGTCGCGCTTCGACCGCTATGTGCAGGCCCTGCAGGCCGGCGATGCGGCCGGGCAGCAGCAGTTGTCGCGCGACGAGGTGCAGGGCCTGCGCCTCTTCATTGGCAAGGCGCAGTGCTCCACCTGCCACAACGGCCCGCTGTTCAGCGACCAGCATTTCCACAACACCGGCGTGCCGCCGCGCGACCCCGCCCGCCCCGACCGCGGCCGCGCGCCGGCCATCGCCAAGGTGCAGGCCGACGAGTTCAACTGCCTGGGCCGCTACAGCGACGCGCCGGCCGAGGCCTGCGCCGAGCTGCGCTTCATGGCCGACCAGGACCCCGCCATGGAGGGCGCGTTCAAGACCCCGGGGCTGCGCAATATCGCGCTGCGTCCGCCCTATATGCACGCCGGCCAACTGGCGACGCTGGACGAGGTGCTGGCGCATTACCGGCGCGCACCGGCCGCCGCCGCCGGCCAGACCGAGCTGGCCCGCCCCGGTGCCGCCGTGGCGGGGCGGCAGCCGATCCGGCTGTCGGATGACGAGGCGCGGCAGCTGATCGCTTTCCTGCACAGCCTGTCGGGGCCGGTCGAGGAGCGCCCGAGCGGGGGCGGCGCGAGATGA
- a CDS encoding GFA family protein has translation MDRFNGGCLCGQVRMVVSGRPYRVGICHCLDCRKHHGALFHASAVFPQQALVVEGETGAYAGRHFCPRCGSSVFSRSADEVEVNLGSLDAPDQLTPSYEIWTLRRESWLPPFPLARHYERDRDPSSRIEA, from the coding sequence ATGGACCGATTCAACGGAGGCTGCCTGTGCGGCCAGGTGCGCATGGTGGTATCGGGGCGGCCCTACCGGGTCGGCATTTGCCACTGCCTCGATTGCCGCAAGCATCACGGCGCGCTGTTCCATGCGTCGGCGGTGTTTCCGCAGCAGGCGCTGGTGGTGGAGGGCGAGACGGGCGCGTACGCCGGGCGGCATTTCTGCCCGCGCTGCGGCTCCTCCGTGTTCTCGCGCAGTGCCGACGAGGTCGAGGTGAACCTGGGCTCGCTGGATGCGCCCGATCAGCTGACGCCAAGCTACGAAATCTGGACCCTCCGCCGCGAGTCCTGGCTGCCGCCGTTTCCGCTGGCCCGACACTACGAGCGCGACCGCGACCCGAGCAGCCGCATCGAGGCATAG
- a CDS encoding FAD-dependent oxidoreductase: MGARSPRPNRRFACRWRAPCIGWSPARSATRASLWSVMPRCSGSAAPRHRGLWINCGHGHQGFTLGPASARLLADLIEGGTPYTEAAAFAPLRFGR, encoded by the coding sequence ATGGGCGCGCGCTCGCCGCGGCCGAATAGGCGTTTCGCCTGCCGCTGGCGGGCGCCGTGCATTGGCTGGAGTCCTGCAAGGTCAGCGACCCGGGCGAGCTTGTGGAGCGTTATGCCGCGCTGTTCCGGCAGCGCGGCGCCGCGGCACCGCGGGCTGTGGATCAACTGCGGCCATGGCCATCAGGGCTTCACCCTGGGGCCGGCCAGCGCCAGGCTGCTGGCCGACCTGATCGAGGGCGGCACGCCCTATACCGAGGCCGCGGCCTTTGCGCCGCTGCGCTTCGGGCGCTGA
- a CDS encoding LysR family transcriptional regulator, translated as MDRFTEMQAFVAVADAGSFVKAAETLGVSKAAVSRYLAELEARLGVRLLHRTTRKLSLTPEGEVFQARCRDLLSGVSEAEAEITSSSGEASGLLRINVPFSFGLLHLAPLWAEFMAQHPQVVLDVTLADRVVDLVEEGFDMAVRIARLPNSSLVSRQLTSTRMVLCASPTYLQARGHPGHPSELADHDVLTYSLFSMGEQWEFTGSEGAVTVRVRPRLRTNSGDTCRVAALRHQGIVLQPSFLVGPDLQAGTLVEVMPAWRSIELGVYAVYPSRKFVSPKVRLMIDFLAKAFRTRAWPA; from the coding sequence ATGGACAGGTTCACCGAAATGCAGGCCTTCGTCGCCGTGGCCGATGCCGGCAGCTTTGTCAAAGCCGCCGAGACGCTCGGCGTCTCGAAAGCGGCGGTCTCGCGCTACCTGGCGGAACTTGAAGCGCGCCTGGGGGTCAGGCTGCTGCATCGCACCACGCGCAAGCTCTCGCTGACACCGGAAGGCGAGGTCTTCCAGGCGCGCTGCCGCGACTTGCTGAGCGGAGTCAGCGAGGCCGAAGCCGAAATCACCTCGAGCAGCGGCGAGGCCAGCGGCCTCTTGCGCATCAACGTGCCCTTCTCCTTCGGCCTGCTGCACCTCGCGCCGCTGTGGGCCGAGTTCATGGCGCAGCACCCGCAGGTGGTGCTGGACGTGACCCTGGCCGATCGCGTGGTCGACCTCGTCGAGGAGGGCTTCGACATGGCGGTGCGCATCGCGCGCCTGCCCAACTCGTCGCTGGTGAGCCGGCAGCTCACCTCAACACGCATGGTGCTGTGCGCCTCGCCGACCTATCTGCAGGCACGCGGCCACCCCGGCCACCCCTCCGAGCTGGCCGACCACGACGTGCTGACCTACAGCCTGTTCTCGATGGGCGAGCAATGGGAGTTCACGGGTTCCGAGGGGGCGGTCACGGTCAGGGTGAGGCCGCGCCTGCGCACCAACAGCGGCGACACCTGTCGTGTGGCCGCGCTGCGCCACCAGGGCATCGTGCTGCAACCCAGCTTCCTGGTCGGGCCCGACCTGCAGGCCGGCACCCTAGTGGAAGTGATGCCGGCCTGGCGCTCGATCGAGCTGGGCGTCTACGCGGTCTATCCCTCGCGCAAATTCGTCTCGCCCAAGGTCCGGCTGATGATCGATTTCCTGGCCAAGGCCTTCCGCACGCGCGCCTGGCCCGCGTGA
- a CDS encoding NADPH-dependent F420 reductase, giving the protein MKITVIGAGPMGSAFVSQLVRAGHQVSVTARNGAKAAQLAAANPGAKAVASAGAAADADAIILATGYADAVGALLAVGELKGKVVIDITNPLTADYMGLTIGHSSSAAEEIAKALPGVELVKAFNTVFAQLLAEGPDFGQGRKVEVFVASDSERAKLTASTIAQSLGFAVVDAGGLKNARYLEPLAGLNIYLGYGAGLGTAIAPSWIRKA; this is encoded by the coding sequence ATGAAGATCACCGTCATCGGCGCCGGCCCCATGGGCTCGGCCTTTGTCAGCCAACTCGTCCGCGCTGGCCACCAGGTCAGCGTGACGGCACGCAACGGCGCCAAGGCGGCCCAGCTGGCCGCCGCCAACCCCGGCGCCAAGGCCGTGGCTTCCGCCGGCGCAGCGGCCGACGCCGATGCCATCATCCTCGCCACCGGCTATGCCGATGCGGTCGGCGCGCTGCTGGCCGTCGGCGAGCTCAAGGGCAAGGTGGTGATCGACATCACCAACCCGCTGACGGCCGACTACATGGGCCTGACGATAGGCCACAGCAGCTCGGCGGCCGAGGAGATCGCCAAGGCGCTTCCCGGTGTCGAGCTCGTCAAGGCCTTCAACACCGTCTTCGCGCAGCTGTTGGCCGAGGGCCCGGACTTCGGCCAGGGCCGCAAGGTCGAGGTGTTCGTGGCCAGCGACAGCGAGCGCGCGAAGCTGACCGCCAGCACGATCGCGCAGAGCCTCGGCTTTGCGGTGGTCGACGCCGGTGGCCTGAAGAATGCACGCTACCTCGAGCCGCTGGCCGGCTTGAACATCTACCTCGGCTACGGCGCCGGCCTGGGCACGGCGATCGCGCCGAGCTGGATCCGCAAGGCCTGA